A section of the Natrinema sp. HArc-T2 genome encodes:
- a CDS encoding IS110 family transposase, giving the protein MFIGIDVHKRYSQIAVLNENGEIVEEVRVENANLDDFAQQYAGSKAALEATSNYYHIHDTLSEYLDVTVANPGELKLISDSDKKTDRVDAKQLARMVRLGSIPESYVPTDEVRQARAQVRGRQKLVENRTEYANKIHGLLSDHGITQEVKPLSVKGREFLTELSLPAPWDALLESYLEIIQTLTEQIESLEAEIEERAGSLKETQLLMTIPGVSYFTALTIYAELGEIDRFDRDKEVVSYVGLNPIIRESGDSRFEGSISKRGSGRVRWLLVQASYSAVHTCEDEYLSRFYNRLARKKNSKTAIVATARKLLVSMYHMLDREEVYDPPGVSA; this is encoded by the coding sequence ATGTTCATTGGAATCGACGTACACAAACGGTACTCACAAATCGCAGTATTGAACGAAAACGGTGAGATCGTCGAAGAAGTTCGCGTCGAAAACGCGAACCTCGACGACTTTGCCCAGCAGTACGCTGGGTCCAAAGCCGCGCTTGAAGCGACCAGCAATTACTACCACATCCATGATACTCTTTCAGAGTATCTGGATGTGACCGTCGCCAATCCAGGCGAATTAAAGCTGATCTCCGACTCGGACAAGAAAACCGACCGCGTCGACGCGAAACAACTCGCTCGGATGGTTCGGTTAGGCTCAATTCCTGAAAGCTACGTTCCAACCGACGAGGTTCGGCAAGCCCGCGCACAAGTGCGCGGGCGCCAGAAGCTCGTTGAGAACCGGACCGAGTACGCGAACAAGATCCATGGCTTGTTGAGTGATCACGGGATCACTCAGGAGGTGAAACCACTGAGTGTGAAGGGACGAGAGTTCCTGACGGAACTCTCACTCCCGGCACCGTGGGATGCGTTGCTGGAGTCGTATCTAGAGATCATTCAGACGCTCACTGAACAGATTGAGTCGTTGGAAGCAGAGATTGAGGAGCGGGCTGGGTCTCTGAAGGAGACCCAGCTCCTGATGACGATTCCTGGTGTGAGTTACTTTACGGCGTTGACGATTTACGCGGAGTTGGGAGAGATCGACCGGTTTGACCGGGACAAGGAGGTCGTAAGTTACGTTGGATTGAACCCGATAATCCGCGAGTCTGGCGACTCGCGGTTTGAGGGGAGCATCTCGAAGCGAGGATCAGGACGAGTCCGGTGGCTGCTCGTTCAAGCGTCGTACTCAGCGGTACATACGTGCGAAGACGAGTACCTTAGCCGGTTCTACAACCGGTTAGCTCGAAAGAAAAACTCGAAAACAGCGATTGTCGCAACCGCCCGGAAGTTGCTGGTTTCAATGTATCACATGCTGGACCGTGAGGAGGTGTACGATCCACCAGGGGTGAGTGCCTGA